The Gemmatimonadaceae bacterium genome includes a region encoding these proteins:
- a CDS encoding tetratricopeptide repeat protein, giving the protein MSPTTIPQEDFMYRADRFSRVNNSGHTPFIVTTVALSIVAIASACFSRGEKQKVDTTASAAPAVVTPAVSPGDVDSVRTEPPVVTFASAQTSYTQRKYGEAEQSFGVYVEGHPDNAFGYYMLGLSAWKNGDLDRAKEALEHSVALDSTNVKTLLNLGRVLLDQGRPDDALVRIESAVALDSESAEVHRMRGRVESALGHRDSAEASYRLALSIEPNDSWSMNNLGLLLIDEGRYDEALMPLARAVELRPAAPSFANNLGVALERTGHPGSAALAYQSALAADSTYAKAQTSLERVYGMEDEMPIDVSQLAAQFKEDLERASQVRLSAKTAVVKSEP; this is encoded by the coding sequence ATGTCACCGACAACCATACCACAGGAGGATTTTATGTATCGCGCGGATCGATTTTCACGAGTCAATAACTCAGGCCACACTCCCTTCATCGTGACGACGGTCGCACTGTCGATCGTTGCGATCGCCAGCGCGTGCTTCTCGCGCGGAGAGAAGCAGAAGGTCGATACGACCGCGTCGGCTGCGCCTGCCGTCGTCACGCCCGCGGTGTCGCCGGGCGACGTCGACTCGGTGCGGACAGAACCGCCCGTCGTGACGTTCGCTTCGGCGCAGACCTCGTACACGCAGCGGAAGTACGGCGAGGCGGAGCAGTCGTTCGGCGTCTACGTCGAGGGTCATCCCGACAATGCCTTCGGCTATTACATGCTCGGCTTGTCGGCGTGGAAGAACGGTGATCTGGATCGCGCGAAGGAGGCGCTGGAGCACTCGGTCGCGCTCGATTCGACGAACGTTAAGACTTTGCTAAACCTCGGCCGCGTGCTACTCGATCAGGGCCGCCCGGACGACGCCCTGGTGCGGATCGAGTCGGCGGTCGCACTCGACTCGGAATCCGCCGAGGTGCATCGGATGAGGGGACGAGTCGAGAGCGCGCTTGGCCATCGCGATTCCGCGGAGGCGTCATATCGGCTCGCGCTGTCGATCGAACCGAATGACAGCTGGTCGATGAACAATCTCGGGCTCCTGCTCATCGACGAGGGTCGTTATGACGAAGCGCTGATGCCACTCGCACGTGCCGTGGAGCTTCGCCCCGCGGCGCCGTCGTTTGCGAACAACCTCGGCGTGGCGCTCGAGCGAACAGGTCACCCCGGTTCGGCGGCGCTCGCGTACCAATCCGCGCTGGCGGCGGACAGCACATACGCGAAGGCACAGACGAGTCTCGAACGCGTGTATGGAATGGAAGACGAAATGCCGATCGACGTCTCGCAATTGGCCGCGCAGTTCAAGGAGGACCTGGAGAGAGCATCGCAGGTGCGGCTCTCGGCGAAGACGGCAGTGGTGAAGTCGGAGCCGTGA
- a CDS encoding serine/threonine-protein kinase, whose product MHITDQLNAELAPRYEIEQQVGEGGMAIVYRARDLRHNRAVAVKVLKRELGALLGTERFLAEIAVTASLQHPHLLPLFDSGEVDGLLYYVMPYVEGETLRARLAREHQLPVDEAVRLARGVASALDYAHKRGVIHRDLKPENILLHGDEPLVSDFGIALAVSNAAGERITQSGITLGTPQYMSPEQASGDHRIDARSDVYSLGAVLYEMLAGEPPHTGPTPQSIIAKIVAEDPKPVSASRKAVSPEVDAAVERALAKLPADRFATAGDFAAALGESTTRRYRSTDQAPRLFPSLFNRSSSRRS is encoded by the coding sequence GTGCATATCACCGACCAGCTCAACGCCGAACTGGCGCCTCGATACGAAATCGAACAGCAAGTCGGGGAGGGCGGCATGGCAATCGTGTACCGTGCCCGCGATCTCCGTCACAACCGTGCTGTCGCGGTCAAGGTCCTGAAGCGCGAGCTCGGCGCACTGCTCGGCACCGAGCGCTTTCTTGCGGAGATCGCGGTCACCGCGAGCCTCCAGCATCCGCACTTGCTCCCGTTGTTCGACTCGGGTGAAGTGGACGGCTTGCTGTATTACGTGATGCCATATGTCGAAGGTGAGACGCTGCGCGCCCGGCTGGCGCGCGAACACCAACTGCCGGTCGACGAAGCCGTCCGTCTCGCGCGCGGTGTCGCGAGTGCGCTGGATTACGCACACAAGCGGGGCGTGATTCATCGCGACCTCAAGCCTGAGAACATCCTGCTGCACGGCGACGAACCACTGGTGAGCGATTTCGGCATCGCGTTGGCGGTGTCGAACGCGGCCGGAGAGCGCATCACCCAATCCGGCATAACGCTCGGCACACCGCAGTACATGAGTCCCGAGCAGGCGTCCGGCGATCACCGAATCGATGCACGTAGCGATGTGTATTCGCTTGGTGCCGTGCTCTATGAGATGCTTGCCGGTGAACCGCCACACACCGGACCGACACCGCAGTCGATCATCGCAAAGATCGTCGCAGAGGATCCGAAACCTGTTTCGGCATCGCGCAAAGCTGTCTCGCCGGAAGTCGATGCGGCCGTCGAGCGCGCTCTGGCGAAGCTGCCTGCGGACCGCTTCGCCACCGCGGGCGACTTCGCGGCGGCGCTCGGCGAGTCGACAACAAGGCGCTACCGGTCGACTGACCAGGCGCCGAGGTTATTCCCTTCGCTGTTCAACCGAAGCTCCTCGCGGCGATCGTAA
- a CDS encoding isoprenylcysteine carboxylmethyltransferase family protein, which translates to MFLYPATPMFRVLTRVIADAAVVAIVLFVAAGTLAWQRAWLVLAVLLVVRTMSAIAVFRVNPALLTERATVLIHRHQPWIDRLILLAFMGTAFVGVPAVAARDAFHWHVLPSPPRVLANIGLVLFVLGWTIIAAALRENPFAVTVVRLQNKRQHTVVASGIYSVVRHPMYAGNPLVNVGLSFWLGSYTAALFAAIPLGLLIVRIGLEERFLRRELPGYPEYAARVPYRLLPGLW; encoded by the coding sequence ATGTTTCTGTATCCTGCGACGCCGATGTTCAGAGTACTGACACGAGTCATCGCCGACGCAGCGGTCGTCGCGATCGTATTGTTCGTTGCGGCCGGTACGCTCGCGTGGCAACGAGCTTGGCTAGTCCTCGCCGTGCTGCTCGTCGTCAGGACTATGAGCGCCATCGCAGTGTTCCGCGTCAATCCCGCGCTGCTCACTGAGCGCGCCACGGTGCTGATCCATCGACATCAGCCCTGGATCGACAGGCTGATTCTGCTCGCGTTCATGGGGACTGCGTTCGTGGGAGTGCCAGCTGTTGCGGCGCGCGATGCATTCCACTGGCACGTGCTACCGAGTCCACCGCGCGTGCTGGCCAATATAGGGCTCGTCCTGTTCGTCCTTGGTTGGACGATCATCGCCGCTGCTCTTCGCGAGAACCCCTTCGCAGTCACTGTCGTGCGCCTTCAGAACAAGCGACAGCATACGGTGGTCGCCAGCGGGATCTACAGCGTCGTGCGTCACCCGATGTATGCCGGAAATCCATTGGTGAATGTGGGTCTGAGTTTTTGGCTGGGATCGTATACCGCGGCGCTGTTCGCCGCGATTCCGCTCGGGCTCTTGATCGTAAGGATTGGACTCGAGGAGCGTTTTCTGCGACGCGAATTGCCGGGCTATCCTGAGTATGCGGCGCGCGTGCCATATCGGCTGCTGCCCGGCCTATGGTAA